A single Glycine soja cultivar W05 chromosome 14, ASM419377v2, whole genome shotgun sequence DNA region contains:
- the LOC114385007 gene encoding uncharacterized protein LOC114385007 isoform X2: MQSKIAASMGMDTAVESMHQLRFGKQLVPEMLKELLDVYGTSGWPYIEEASYKLLIEAILNKQQGSAEDKEGVINETSSAGISEVGSSGLVAEDTLILHASDVVSHSVVQADRGGHEQL; encoded by the exons ATGCAGAGTAAGATAGCTGCTAGCATGGGAATGGATACTGCCGTGGAGTCAATGCATCAACTTAGATTTGGGAAACAACTAGTTCCAGAAATGCTTAAGGAGCTTCTAGAT GTGTATGGAACTTCAGGATGGCCCTATATTGAAGAGGCCTCTTACAAGCTCCTAATCGAAGCCATACTTAACAAACAACAAGGTTCTGCAGAAGATAAG GAAGGTGTTATCAATGAGACATCATCAGCTGGGATATCTGAAGTTGGCTCTTCTGGCCTAGTGGCTGAGGACACTCTAATATTGCATGCTAGTGATG TTGTTAGTCATTCTGTTGTGCAAGCTGATAGAGGAGGACATGAACAATTATAG
- the LOC114384800 gene encoding probable LRR receptor-like serine/threonine-protein kinase At3g47570, translated as MALTLVMFLLSLVSQTMVSMMPGTVGHALSAESDKVALLALKQKLTNGVFDALPSWNESLHLCEWQGVTCGHRHMRVTVLRLENQNWGGTLGPSLANLTFLRKLILSNIDLHAQIPTQIGRLKMLQVLDLSHNNLHGQIPIQLTNCSKLEVINLLYNKLTGKLPSWFGTGSITKLRKLLLGANDLVGTITPSLGNLSSLQNITLARNHLEGTIPHALGRLSNLKELNLGLNHLSGVVPDSLYNLSNIQIFVLAKNQLCGTLPSNMQLAFPNLRDFLVGGNNFNGSFPSSISNITGLHVFDISLNGFSGSIPPTLGSLNKLTRFHIAYNSFGSGRAQDLDFLSSLTNCTQLHKLILEGNQFGGVLPDLIGNFSANLTLLDIGKNQISGMIPEGIGKLIGLTEFTMVDNYLEGTIPGSIGKLKNLVRFALEGNYLSGNIPTAIGNLTMLSELYLRTNNLEGSIPLSLKYCTRMQSVGVADNNLSGDIPNQTFGNLEGLINLDLSNNSFTGSIPLEFGNLKHLSILYLNENKLSGEIPPELSTCSMLTELVLERNYFHGSIPSFLGSFRSLEILDLSNNDFSSTIPGELQNLTLLNTLNLSFNHLYGEVPIGGVFNNLTAVSLIRNKDLCGGIPQLKLPTCSGLPSKKHKWSITKKPIVIIVIGVGGGLVSFIIFISIYLFWKKPKIFFSSSQSLQNMYLKVSYAELHEATKGFSSSNLVGTGSFGSVYKGSLLHFESLVAVKVLNLETFGASKSFAAECKALGKIMHNNVLKILTFCSSVDYNGDDFKAIVFEFMPNGSLDSLLHGNEELESGNFNLNLQLLLNIALDVANALEYLHHVSEQAVVHCDIKPSNILLDDDFVAHLGDFGLARLFHVLTEHSSRDQISSSAIKGTIGYVPPEYGAGVRVSPKGDIYSYGILLLEMLTGMRPTDNMFGEGLSLHKFCQMAIPEEITEIVDSRLLVPINKEGTRVIETNIRECLVAFARIGVSCSAELPVPRMDIKDVIMELEAIKQKLPQ; from the exons ATGGCTCTAACTTTAGTCATGTTTCTTCTCAGCCTTGTTTCACAAACCATGGTGTCCATGATGCCAGGAACAGTTGGTCACGCTTTGAGTGCAGAGAGTGATAAGGTGGCTTTACTTGCTCTGAAGCAAAAGCTTACCAATGGAGTGTTTGATGCTCTTCCATCATGGAACGAGTCTTTGCATTTGTGTGAGTGGCAGGGTGTTACATGCGGCCACCGCCACATGAGAGTCACTGTATTGCGCTTGGAAAATCAAAACTGGGGTGGTACTCTTGGACCATCCTTGGCAAATCTAACCTTCCTCCGAAAGCTCATTCTTTCCAACATCGACTTGCATGCCCAAATTCCTACGCAAATTGGTCGACTAAAGATGCTGCAGGTTCTTGACTTGAGCCACAACAATCTCCATGGTCAGATTCCTATACAACTTACTAACTGCTCTAAACTTGAGGTAATTAACTTGTTGTACAATAAACTCACCGGAAAACTTCCCTCGTGGTTCGGAACTGGATCCATCACAAAGCTTAGGAAGTTGCTTCTCGGTGCCAATGATCTAGTTGGTACTATAACACCTTCCTTGGGGAATCTTTCATCCCTCCAAAATATTACACTTGCACGAAATCATTTGGAAGGAACTATACCTCATGCTTTGGGTCGGTTATCAAATTTGAAAGAGTTGAATCTTGGTTTAAATCATTTGTCGGGAGTAGTCCCTGATTCCCTTTACAACCTTTCcaatattcaaatttttgttcTCGCAAAAAACCAGTTATGTGGTACTCTTCCATCAAACATGCAACTTGCTTTTCCAAATCTTCGAGATTTCTTGGTTGGAGGTAACAACTTCAATGGAAGTTTCCCGTCTTCAATATCCAACATCACCGGATTGCACGTGTTTGATATCTCCTTAAATGGTTTTAGCGGATCAATTCCTCCCACTTTGGGAAGCTTAAACAAACTAACGAGGTTTCACATTGCTTATAATAGTTTTGGAAGTGGGAGAGCTCAGGATTTGGATTTCCTTTCCTCATTAACCAATTGTACTCAATTGCACAAACTTATTTTGGAGGGCAATCAATTTGGTGGTGTGTTGCCAGATCTTATTGGAAACTTTTCTGCCAATCTCACTTTGCTTGATATTggaaaaaatcaaatatctgGAATGATACCCGAAGGAATTGGAAAGCTAATCGGTTTAACTGAGTTCACTATGGTAGATAATTACCTAGAGGGAACTATTCCAGGTTCAATTGGAAAGCTTAAAAATCTAGTAAGATTCGCCCTGGAAGGAAACTATTTGTCTGGTAATATTCCTACCGCCATTGGCAATCTTACTATGTTGTCTGAACTTTATCTGCGCACAAATAATCTCGAAGGAAGCATTCCTTTAAGCCTTAAATACTGCACCCGCATGCAGTCAGTTGGTGTTGCTGACAACAACTTGAGTGGTGATATCCCTAATCAAACATTTGGCAATCTAGAAGGCTTGATAAATCTTGACTTGTCCAACAACTCTTTCACTGGTTCCATTCCTTTAGAGTTTGGAAACTTGAAGCACCTttccatattatatttaaatgaaaacaaGTTGTCTGGTGAAATTCCCCCAGAACTTAGCACTTGTTCCATGTTAACAGAGCTCGTGCTGGAGAGAAACTACTTCCATGGAAGCATACCTTCGTTCTTGGGCTCTTTCAGATCCCTCGAAATCCTAGACCTTTCTAACAATGACTTCTCGAGCACAATCCCTGGTGAACTTCAAAATCTGACTCTTTTGAATACTTTGAACTTGTCTTTTAACCATCTTTATGGTGAAGTTCCTATAGGAGGTGTCTTTAATAACTTAACAGCAGTTTCACTCATTAGAAATAAGGATCTCTGTGGGGGGATACCTCAACTGAAGCTCCCAACTTGCTCTGGGTTGCCGTCAAAGAAACACAAGTGGTCTATTACAAAGAAACCCATTGTCATCATTGTAATTGGAGTTGGAGGGGGTTTGGTCAGTTTCATAATATTCATCAGCATCTATTTGTTCTGGAAAAagcccaaaatatttttttcttcatcacaGTCTCTGCAAAATATGTACTTGAAGGTTTCTTATGCAGAGCTGCATGAAGCTACCAAAGGATTTTCTTCATCCAATTTAGTAGGTACCGGAAGCTTTGGTTCTGTGTATAAAGGATCTCTTCTCCATTTTGAAAGTCTTGTTGCTGTAAAGGTGTTGAACCTTGAAACTTTTGGGGCATCAAAGAGTTTCGCAGCTGAATGCAAGGCTCTAGGAAAGATCATGCACAATAATGTTCTCAAGATCCTGACATTTTGTTCAAGTGTTGATTATAATGGGGATGATTTCAAGGCTATAGTTTTTGAGTTCATGCCTAATGGGAGTCTAGATAGTTTGCTGCACGGCAATGAAGAGCTCGAGTCTGGAAATTTCAATCTCAACCTTCAACTTTTGCTAAATATTGCTCTTGATGTTGCTAATGCATTGGAATATCTTCATCATGTTTCTGAGCAAGCTGTAGTCCACTGTGATATTAAGCCAAGCAACATTCTTCTTGATGATGACTTTGTTGCTCACTTGGGTGATTTTGGGTTAGCGAGGCTCTTTCATGTGCTCACGGAACATTCCAGCAGAGATCAGATTAGTTCGTCTGCAATTAAAGGAACCATTGGATATGTTCCCCCTG AATACGGAGCAGGTGTACGAGTATCACCAAAAGGAGATATCTACAGCTACGGAATTCTTCTGTTGGAGATGCTGACGGGAATGAGACCAACAGATAACATGTTTGGTGAGGGTCTTAGCCTACACAAATTCTGTCAGATGGCAATTCCAGAAGAAATAACTGAGATAGTAGAT
- the LOC114385328 gene encoding probable zinc metalloprotease EGY2, chloroplastic, giving the protein MNLSLAAPSAFRGNLLVPLSRCTSCLELDLRIQHSEGFRHLRPRWSSFKLIRNPRRRVIACSVTEPHNGSDEKEKEADKNGETLPLEDSSEQSIPPPVDAEQINEFSDENKGQSDVQNMDDSNEVASGSPLPGVKPQKLDEAIKIPKETIEILKNQVFGFDTFFVTSQDPYEGGVLFKGNLRGQAAKSYDKISKRLKDKFGDEYKLFLLVNPEDNMPVAVVVPRTTLQPETTAVPEWFAAGSFGLVTVFTLLLRNVPSLQSDLLSTFDNLNLLKDGLPGALVTALILGVHELGHFLAAKDTGVKLGVPYFVPSWQIGSFGAITRIRNIVPNREDLLKVAAAGPIAGYALGLLLLLLGFILPPSDGIGVVVDASVFHESFLAGGIAKLLLGNVLKEGTAISINPLVIWAWAGLLINAINSIPAGELDGGRISFALWGRKASLRFTGVSIALLGVSSLLNDVAFYWVVLIFFLQRGPIAPLSEEITDPGEKYVAIGVTVLLLGLLVCLPYPFPFTEETLTSF; this is encoded by the exons ATGAATCTCTCGTTGGCAGCTCCTTCGGCTTTTCGCGGGAATCTCCTCGTTCCCCTGTCGCGCTGCACCTCTTGCTTGGAACTTGATCTCCGTATTCAGCACTCCGAAGGTTTTCGCCACTTGCGTCCTCGTTGGAGTTCGTTCAAGCTGATTCGGAATCCGAG GAGGAGAGTGATTGCTTGTAGTGTTACTGAGCCACATAATGGTAGCGACGAGAAG GAGAAAGAAGCAGATAAAAATGGAGAAACACTACCTTTGGAAGATTCCTCTGAGCAAAGTATCCCTCCACCTGTAGATGCAGAACAAATAAATGAGTTTAGTGATGAAAATAAAGGTCAAAGTGATGTGCAG AATATGGATGATAGCAATGAAGTTGCCAGTGGATCACCTCTGCCAGGTGTGAAG CCTCAGAAACTGGATGAAGCAATAAAAATTCCCAAGGAAACAATTGAAATTCTTAAGAACCAAGTTTTTGGGTTTGACACTTTTTTCGTAACTAGCCAAGATCCTTACGAG GGTGGAGTGCTGTTCAAAGGAAACTTGCGAGGGCAAGCTGCTAAAAGTTATGATAAAATATCGAAGAGATTGAAA gaTAAATTTGGAGATGAATACAAGCTTTTCCTTTTAGTAAATCCAGAGGATAATATGCCAGTGGCTGTTGTGGTTCCAAGAACAACCTTACAACCAGAGACAACTG CTGTACCTGAGTGGTTTGCTGCTGGATCTTTTGGACTGGTTACAGTTTTTACCTTACTTCTTCGAAATGTTCCTTCTTTGCAATCCGATTTATT ATCAACTTTTGACAATCTGAACTTGTTAAAGGATGGCCTACCCGGAGCCCTTGTTACTGCACTTATTCTGGGGGTACATGAACTTGGTCACTTCTTAGCTGCCAAAGACACTGGAGTTAAACTTGGGGTCCCGTACTTTGTTCCTAGCTGGCAG ATAGGCTCTTTTGGTGCCATTACAAGGATAAGAAATATAGTACCCAATCGCGAAGATCTGCTCAAGGTTGCAGCTGCTGGACCAATAGCTGGCTATGCCTTGGGTCTTTTGCTTCTGCTTCTAGGTTTTATCTTGCCTCCCAGTGATGGTAttggtgttgttgttgatgCTTCTGTGTTTCACGAGTCGTTTCTTGCTGGCGGTATTG CAAAGCTGCTTCTTGGTAACGTTCTCAAGGAAGGAACTGCAATTTCTATCAACCCTCTTGTGATTTGGGCTTGGGCAGGACTCCTCATCAATGCCATCAACAGCATTCCTGCAGGAGAGCTTGATGGAGGGAGAATTTCGTTTGCCCTATGGGGAAGAAAG GCTTCATTACGCTTCACAGGGGTTTCAATTGCGTTGCTGGGAGTCTCGTCACTGCTTAATGATGTAGCTTTCTATTGGGTAGTTCTGATATTCTTCTTGCAAAGAGGTCCAATTGCTCCTCTTTCTGAGGAAATAACTGATCCTGGTGAGAAATATGTTGCTATTGGAGTAACAGTTTTACTCCTAGGTTTGTTGGTATGCTTGCCATATCCTTTCCCATTTACAGAAGAAACCCTCACAAGTTTCTAG
- the LOC114384365 gene encoding probable LRR receptor-like serine/threonine-protein kinase At3g47570 yields MILRMPILKKKKSLQKKDILCSSIPHPALCKIMALTLVVFLLSLVSQTMVSMMPGTLGHALSAESDKVALLALKQKLTNGVFDALPSWNESLHLCEWQGVTCGHRHMRVTVLRLENQNWGGTLGPSLANLTFLRKLILSNIDLHAQIPTQIGRLKMLQVLDLSHNNLHGQIPIQLTNCSKLEVINLLYNKLTGKLPSWFGTGSITKLRKLLLGANDLVGTITPSLGNLSSLQNITLARNHLEGTIPHALGRLSNLKELNLGLNHLSGVVPDSLYNLSNIQIFVLSVNQLCGTLPSNMQLAFPNLRDFLVGGNNFNGSFPSSISNITGLHVFDISLNGFSGSIPPTFGSLNKLTRFHIAYNSFGSGRAQDLDFLSSLTNCTQLHKLILEGNQFGGVLPDLIGNFSANLTLLDMGKNQISGMIPEGIGKLIGLTEFIMVDNYLEGTIPGSIGKLKNLVRFALQGNYLSGNIPTAIGNLTMLSELYLRTNNLEGSIPLSLKYCTRMQSFGVADNNLSGDIPNQTFGNLEGLINLDLSNNSFNGSIPLEFGNLKHLSILYLNENKLSGEIPPELSTCSMLTELVLERNYFHGSIPSFLGSLRSLEILDLSNNDLSSTIPGELQNLTFLNTLNLSFNHLYGEVPIGGVFNNLTVVSLIGNKDLCGGIPQLKLPTCSRLPSKKHKWSIRKKLILIIVIEVGGVLVSFIACISIYLFRKKPKTLSSPLSLQNGRVKVSYGELHEATNGFSSSNLVGTGCCGSVYRGSLLHFKGPIAVKVMNLETGGASKSFAAECKALGKIMHRNLLTVLTCCSSIDYNGKDFKAIVFEFMANGSLENLLRSNEELESRNFNINLQLMLNIALDVANALDYLHHGSEQAVVHCDIKPSNILLDDDFVAHLGDFGLARLLNVVTGHSSRDQVSSSAIKGTIGYVPPEYGAGVGVSPKGDIYSYGILLLEMLTGMRPTDNKFGESLSLHKFCQMAIPEGITEIVDSRLLVPTTTEEGTRVRVMERNIRECLVSFARIGLACSAELPVQRMSIKDVIVELHLIKKKLAR; encoded by the exons ATGATTTTAAGGATGccgatattaaaaaaaaaaaaaagtctacaaAAGAAAGATATTCTGTGCTCTTCCATCCCACATCCAGCTCTATGCAAAATAATGGCTCTAACTTTAGTCGTGTTTCTTCTCAGCCTTGTTTCACAAACCATGGTGTCCATGATGCCAGGTACACTGGGTCACGCTTTGAGTGCAGAGAGTGATAAGGTGGCTTTACTTGCTCTGAAGCAAAAGCTTACCAATGGAGTGTTTGATGCTCTTCCATCATGGAACGAGTCTTTGCATTTGTGTGAGTGGCAGGGTGTTACATGCGGCCACCGCCACATGAGAGTCACTGTATTGCGCTTGGAAAATCAAAACTGGGGTGGTACTCTTGGACCATCCTTGGCAAATCTAACCTTCCTCAGAAAGCTCATTCTTTCCAACATCGACTTGCATGCCCAAATTCCTACGCAAATTGGTCGACTAAAGATGCTGCAGGTTCTTGACTTGAGCCACAACAATCTCCATGGTCAGATTCCTATACAACTTACTAACTGCTCTAAACTTGAGGTAATTAACTTGTTGTACAATAAACTCACCGGAAAACTTCCCTCGTGGTTCGGAACTGGATCCATCACAAAGCTTAGGAAGTTGCTTCTCGGTGCCAATGATCTAGTTGGTACTATAACACCTTCCTTGGGGAATCTTTCATCCCTCCAAAATATTACACTTGCACGAAATCATTTGGAAGGAACTATACCTCATGCTTTGGGTCGGTTATCAAATTTGAAAGAGTTGAATCTTGGTTTAAATCATTTGTCGGGAGTAGTCCCTGATTCCCTTTACAACCTTTCcaatattcaaatttttgttcTCAGCGTAAACCAGTTATGTGGTACTCTTCCATCAAATATGCAACTTGCTTTTCCAAATCTTCGAGATTTCTTGGTTGGAGGTAACAACTTCAATGGAAGTTTCCCGTCTTCAATATCCAACATCACCGGATTGCACGTGTTTGATATCTCCTTAAATGGTTTTAGCGGATCAATTCCTCCCACTTTCGGAAGCTTAAACAAACTAACGAGGTTTCACATTGCTTATAATAGTTTTGGAAGTGGGAGAGCTCAGGATTTGGATTTCCTTTCCTCATTAACCAATTGTACTCAATTGCACAAACTTATTTTGGAGGGCAATCAATTTGGTGGTGTGTTGCCAGATCTTATTGGAAATTTTTCTGCCAATCTCACTTTGCTTGATATGggaaaaaatcaaatatctgGAATGATACCCGAAGGAATTGGAAAGCTAATCGGTTTAACTGAGTTCATTATGGTAGATAATTACCTAGAGGGAACTATTCCAGGTTCAATTGGAAAGCTTAAAAATCTAGTAAGATTCGCCCTGCAAGGAAACTATTTGTCTGGTAATATTCCTACCGCCATTGGCAATCTTACTATGTTGTCTGAACTTTATCTGCGCACAAATAATCTCGAAGGAAGCATTCCATTAAGCCTCAAATACTGCACCCGCATGCAGTCATTTGGTGTTGCTGACAACAACTTGAGTGGTGATATCCCTAATCAAACATTTGGCAATCTAGAAGGCTTGATAAATCTTGACTTGTCCAACAACTCTTTCAATGGTTCCATTCCTTTAGAGTTTGGAAACTTGAAGCACCTttccatattatatttaaatgaaaacaaGTTGTCTGGTGAAATTCCCCCAGAACTTAGCACTTGTTCCATGTTAACAGAGCTCGTGCTGGAGAGAAACTACTTCCATGGAAGCATACCTTCGTTCTTGGGCTCTTTAAGATCCCTCGAAATCCTAGACCTTTCTAACAATGACTTGTCGAGCACAATCCCTGGTGAACTACAAAATCTGACTTTTTTGAATACTTTGAACTTGTCTTTTAACCATCTTTATGGTGAAGTTCCTATAGGAGGTGTCTTTAATAACTTAACAGTAGTTTCACTCATTGGAAATAAGGATCTCTGTGGGGGGATACCTCAACTGAAGCTCCCAACTTGCTCTAGGTTGCCGTCAAAGAAACACAAGTGGTCTATTAGAAAGAAACTCATCCTCATCATTGTAATTGAAGTTGGAGGGGTTTTGGTTAGTTTCATAGCATGTATCAGCATCTATTTGTTCAGAAAAAAGCCCAAAACATTATCATCTCCATTGTCTCTACAAAATGGGCGCGTGAAGGTTTCTTACGGAGAGCTGCATGAAGCAACCAATGGATTTTCTTCATCCAATTTGGTAGGGACAGGATGCTGTGGTTCTGTATATAGAGGATCTCTTCTCCATTTCAAAGGACCAATTGCCGTGAAGGTGATGAATCTTGAAACAGGTGGGGCATCAAAGAGTTTCGCAGCTGAATGCAAGGCTCTAGGAAAGATCATGCACCGGAATCTTCTCACTGTCCTGACTTGTTGTTCAAGTATTGACTATAATGGGAAGGATTTCAAGGCTATTGTTTTTGAGTTCATGGCTAATGGGAGTCTAGAAAATTTGCTGCGTAGCAACGAAGAGCTCGAGTCTAGAAATTTCAATATCAACCTTCAACTTATGCTAAATATTGCTCTTGATGTTGCTAATGCATTGGATTATCTTCATCATGGTTCTGAGCAGGCCGTAGTTCACTGTGATATTAAGCCAAGCAACATTCTTCTTGACGATGACTTTGTTGCCCACTTGGGAGATTTTGGGTTAGCAAGGCTCCTTAATGTGGTCACGGGACATTCCAGCAGAGATCAGGTTAGTTCGTCTGCAATTAAAGGAACCATTGGATATGTCCCCCCAG AGTACGGAGCAGGTGTGGGAGTATCACCAAAAGGAGATATCTACAGCTACGGAATCCTTCTGTTGGAGATGCTGACAGGAATGAGACCAACAGATAACAAGTTTGGTGAGAGTCTAAGCCTACACAAATTCTGTCAGATGGCAATTCCAGAAGGAATAACTGAGATAGTAGATTCACGTTTGCTTGTGCCAACAACTACTGAAGAGGGAACAAGGGTCAGGGTCATGGAAAGAAACATTAGGGAGTGTCTGGTGTCCTTTGCTAGGATTGGACTTGCATGTTCTGCAGAATTGCCCGTTCAGCGAATGAGCATAAAAGATGTGATAGTGGAATTGCACCTCATCAAAAAGAAGCTGGCTCGCTAG
- the LOC114385007 gene encoding uncharacterized protein LOC114385007 isoform X1 encodes MQSKIAASMGMDTAVESMHQLRFGKQLVPEMLKELLDVYGTSGWPYIEEASYKLLIEAILNKQQGSAEDKEGVINETSSAGISEVGSSGLVAEDTLILHASDGLDSSLQANDQEYASLVNLETEFYSILSQFLPFENIFKLNNPLDDIHKSIFIILKPDCRLICSYLIL; translated from the exons ATGCAGAGTAAGATAGCTGCTAGCATGGGAATGGATACTGCCGTGGAGTCAATGCATCAACTTAGATTTGGGAAACAACTAGTTCCAGAAATGCTTAAGGAGCTTCTAGAT GTGTATGGAACTTCAGGATGGCCCTATATTGAAGAGGCCTCTTACAAGCTCCTAATCGAAGCCATACTTAACAAACAACAAGGTTCTGCAGAAGATAAG GAAGGTGTTATCAATGAGACATCATCAGCTGGGATATCTGAAGTTGGCTCTTCTGGCCTAGTGGCTGAGGACACTCTAATATTGCATGCTAGTGATGGTTTGGACTCTTCACTTCAAGCCAATGATCAAGAATATGCATCACTTGTTAATCTAGAAACTGAATTTTATTCCATCCTCTCTCAGTTCCTCccatttgaaaatatatttaaattaaataacccTTTGGATGACATCCATAAATCTATCTTCATCATTCTTAAGCCTGATTGCAGACTTATTTGTTcgtatttaattctttaa